In Bacillota bacterium, the sequence GTCACAGCTTAATCCTGATATTCCAGCGGATCTGGAGCGGATAATTCTGAAACTGCTGGCGAAGAAGCCGGAAGAGCGATTTCAATCAGCACAGGAATTAAGCCGCGCTTTAGAGAAACTGGAATTTAATGCTGGTATTGAGAAGACCCAGAAGTTTGTAATAGATCCGGATCAGATTGCACCAGACGAGAGGGAGGAGGAAGATGATTTGGCCCGTGCCAGCAGGAAGATGAGCAGCAGAAAAAAGAAAAGCAAGCAGAAGAACCGTTTACCGCTAGTTTTACTGTCCTTACTTGTTCTGTCCGTTATGGTTTACGGTATTATTGAGTTCATTCCCCGGGTACTGTTTCCCGACGATGTGCAGGTACCTGATGTTACCGGTTTAAGTGTGGAAGAAGCAGAAAGACTGCTAAATCAGCGGAATCTGAAGATGGCAGTAGAAATCGAGGTGTTTGATAACGAGTTTCCGAAAGGGACAGTGATCAGTCAGGATCCCCGGGCGAACCGGATGAAAAAAGAAAATCAATTTGTTTACGTGCGGGTGAGCAAGGGTCCGGAGTTTGTGGATATGCCCAGCGTAATAGGAATGTCCAATCGGGAAGCCCAGGTATTCCTCACCCAGTTCGGATTCACTCTGGGTGAAATCAGCTACCAACCCACTGATGAACATCCGGTCAATACGGTTATCGGTCAAATACCGGAGCCGGGGGAACATACAGCTTTAGGAACTCCGATTGATCTGATTATCAGCCAAAGTATTGACGAAGCTCCATTGATTATGCTGCCTGATTTCCGCGGGCAAAACATTAACGATGTCCGCCAGCAGCTTGCGGAGCTTGGTCTTAAAGAAGGACTCTTGATCCAGGAGTACAGCACTACCGTTCCTAAGGATCTGGTTATCGAGCAGAATCCGCCGCCCCGCACCGAGGTAGAAGTGGGCTGGACGGTAGATCTGGTCTACTCCCAAGGTCTGCCTACCAGCGGCAGACCGGACAGCGAAGGTATCCTGCATTGGACTACCGGTGATGATTGGCATGAAGAAGTAATCAATATCTATGTTCCGGAAGGGCGCGACCAGGAAGTAGCGATTATTATCGTCGATGATTTTGGCGCTCGCGAAGTTTATCGAGAGATTCATAAGGGTGATACCAGTTTTACCTACACCGCTCGTGGTAGAGGAAATAATGCCCGGGTGCAGGTATATATTGGAGGCAGATTATTTATTGATCGCGATCTAGTGGAGTGATGCTATGCAGAATAATATCATTGTGCGTGGAATCGGAGGCTTCTATGATGTGCTCACACGGGATGCGAAGGTGATCCGGTGCAAGCTGAGGGGAAGACTCCGCCTTACCATGGATAGAGTGCTGGTTGGCGATTGGGTGGAAGTGACACCTCTCAATGATGAAGAGGGCGTGATTGAAGAGATCCTGCCCCGAAAGAATGAGCTGGTTCGTCCTGCCATCGCCAATGTGGACCAGGCTGTAGTTGTGCTGGCCTGCTCCGATCCTAAACCGGATTGGCTGTTTTTAGACCGGCTGTTAGTTTTGATTGAAGCGAACGGCTTAGAGCCGGTAATCTGCTTCAACAAGAGTGACCTGATTGATGAGATTGAGGGGTATTTAGATATTATTGAGATTTACCGGGCTGCGGGCTATCCAGTTGTGATTACCAGCGCTGCTGCGGGAGAGGGAATCGAAGAGCTGAGAACGCTGCTTAAAGATCGGGTCAGCACTTTTGCCGGTCCGTCAGGGGTCGGCAAATCTTCACTGCTGAATAAGATCGAGTCAGGGCTCGAACTGGCCGTGGGAGCGATCAGCGCTAAGTTAAGAAGGGGAAAGCATACAACCAGACAGGTAGAGCTGATTCAGCTTTCATTTGGCGGACTTGTTGCTGATACACCCGGATTCTCTCAGCTGAGTCTAACTGGGATCAAGCCCCAAGAACTGCAGCAGTATTTTCCTGAGTTCTACGAAGCATCGTTCGACTGCAAGTTTAGAGGCTGCATGCATGTCAAGGAGCCGGATTGCGCTGTAACAGAGTTGGTTAATTCTGGTAAGATTTCCAAGCTGCGCTATCAGAATTACCTAACACTGCTGGAAGAAATAGAGCAGATGAGGTGAGCAGAATGGAGAGAATCGCAGTATGTCCATCAATTCTTGCCGCAGA encodes:
- the pknB gene encoding Stk1 family PASTA domain-containing Ser/Thr kinase, which codes for MIGEVLSNRYEIVAKIGDGGMSLVYSAKDTLLNRLVAVKVLREQYANDREFLERFHREAQAAASLSHPNVVNVYDVGTVNETPFIVMEYVEGKNLSEIIREQERLSPDYAVKIVLQICSALAHAHKYKIVHRDIKPHNILITGDNQVKVTDFGIAAVSSMSITQTGVVLGSVLYFSPEQARGTKVDHLSDLYSLGIVMYEMLTGRVPFRADTPISTALKHIQDLPKPPSQLNPDIPADLERIILKLLAKKPEERFQSAQELSRALEKLEFNAGIEKTQKFVIDPDQIAPDEREEEDDLARASRKMSSRKKKSKQKNRLPLVLLSLLVLSVMVYGIIEFIPRVLFPDDVQVPDVTGLSVEEAERLLNQRNLKMAVEIEVFDNEFPKGTVISQDPRANRMKKENQFVYVRVSKGPEFVDMPSVIGMSNREAQVFLTQFGFTLGEISYQPTDEHPVNTVIGQIPEPGEHTALGTPIDLIISQSIDEAPLIMLPDFRGQNINDVRQQLAELGLKEGLLIQEYSTTVPKDLVIEQNPPPRTEVEVGWTVDLVYSQGLPTSGRPDSEGILHWTTGDDWHEEVINIYVPEGRDQEVAIIIVDDFGAREVYREIHKGDTSFTYTARGRGNNARVQVYIGGRLFIDRDLVE
- the rsgA gene encoding ribosome small subunit-dependent GTPase A → MQNNIIVRGIGGFYDVLTRDAKVIRCKLRGRLRLTMDRVLVGDWVEVTPLNDEEGVIEEILPRKNELVRPAIANVDQAVVVLACSDPKPDWLFLDRLLVLIEANGLEPVICFNKSDLIDEIEGYLDIIEIYRAAGYPVVITSAAAGEGIEELRTLLKDRVSTFAGPSGVGKSSLLNKIESGLELAVGAISAKLRRGKHTTRQVELIQLSFGGLVADTPGFSQLSLTGIKPQELQQYFPEFYEASFDCKFRGCMHVKEPDCAVTELVNSGKISKLRYQNYLTLLEEIEQMR